Proteins encoded together in one Streptomyces sp. B1I3 window:
- a CDS encoding ice-binding family protein yields MKLKLPQLAPRRALSGWLASGLAATVAGVMVAVTSTQAMAIATPVPLGTAASYSVLAGAEVTNTGPTVLSQDLGVSPGTAISGFPPGQVLGAVHSADAAALQAKSDLIVAYNQAAGQATNFALAAGIGNGDTLLPGVYTAVSGVGLTGDLVLDAGGNPNTVWVFQIPEALTTASSSRVLLTNGASACNVYWQIGSSATLGTNSTFVGTIMALTSITVTTGTNIQGRALARTGAVTLDNNRIFPGTCSPTTTGGTTTGTTTGTTTGTTTGTTTGSTTGVLGGVLGGATTGGASTGAVGGLLGGISTGGLVAGQVTGGTSGNISGNTSGNVAGNTISGNTAGNTTGGNTAGNVTGGHGGGPGGPDHGGPGNGGPDHGGPGNGGPDHGGPGNGGPGNGGPGHGHEGGPDNGHEGGPDKGHEGGPDKGHEGGPDKGHEGGPGHGGDDKHGEHHGYGDKPDEQGGPEGHAG; encoded by the coding sequence TGAAACTCCCTCAATTGGCTCCCCGCCGTGCTCTGTCCGGCTGGCTTGCCTCGGGGCTTGCCGCGACTGTTGCCGGTGTCATGGTTGCTGTGACGTCGACGCAGGCGATGGCCATCGCAACGCCCGTGCCGTTGGGCACGGCTGCCTCGTACTCCGTTCTGGCGGGTGCGGAGGTCACGAACACCGGTCCTACGGTCCTCAGTCAGGACCTCGGGGTGAGCCCGGGGACGGCTATTTCCGGATTCCCGCCCGGGCAGGTGCTCGGTGCGGTGCATTCCGCGGACGCTGCGGCGCTGCAGGCCAAGAGTGATTTGATCGTGGCGTACAACCAAGCGGCGGGCCAGGCCACGAATTTCGCGCTTGCGGCGGGTATCGGGAACGGCGACACGCTGCTTCCGGGTGTGTACACCGCTGTGTCGGGTGTGGGTCTCACCGGTGACCTGGTCCTGGATGCCGGGGGGAACCCGAACACGGTCTGGGTGTTCCAGATTCCTGAGGCTCTTACCACGGCGTCTTCCAGTCGGGTGCTTCTGACGAACGGCGCGTCTGCCTGCAATGTGTACTGGCAGATCGGCAGTTCGGCCACGCTGGGTACCAACTCCACCTTCGTCGGCACGATCATGGCTCTGACCTCGATCACTGTGACCACGGGGACGAACATCCAGGGCCGCGCGCTGGCTCGCACCGGTGCGGTGACGCTCGACAACAACCGGATCTTCCCCGGAACGTGCTCACCCACGACCACGGGCGGAACGACGACCGGCACCACCACCGGAACCACGACCGGGACCACCACCGGCACGACGACAGGCAGCACGACCGGTGTGCTGGGTGGTGTGCTGGGCGGTGCGACGACCGGCGGTGCGTCGACGGGCGCGGTCGGCGGCCTTCTTGGCGGCATCTCGACCGGGGGCTTGGTCGCCGGCCAGGTGACCGGCGGTACGTCCGGGAACATCTCCGGCAACACATCGGGGAATGTCGCGGGCAACACGATCAGTGGTAACACCGCAGGCAATACGACCGGCGGCAACACCGCGGGGAATGTCACCGGCGGCCACGGTGGTGGGCCCGGCGGGCCGGATCACGGCGGCCCGGGCAACGGCGGGCCGGATCACGGCGGCCCGGGCAACGGCGGGCCGGATCACGGCGGCCCAGGCAATGGTGGGCCGGGCAACGGCGGCCCGGGTCACGGTCACGAGGGTGGACCGGACAACGGCCACGAGGGTGGGCCGGACAAGGGCCACGAGGGTGGGCCGGACAAGGGCCACGAGGGTGGACCGGACAAGGGTCACGAGGGTGGACCGGGTCACGGAGGCGACGACAAGCACGGCGAGCACCACGGCTACGGGGACAAGCCCGATGAGCAGGGTGGCCCTGAAGGTCACGCGGGTTAG
- a CDS encoding HTTM domain-containing protein has product MGTEQLPPSPSAVVTPNRPVAQDTRDRVVVRWLSGRAGAFWALVTGRPVSLYAAAVLRIGYGLLYLSFLLREFPHRDEIWGPGSPWTPELAEQLFDQSGWNSILTLSGSRSYFELCYAAAVVTAILFTLGWRTRVMSVLFAVVVVSFHARAIFMTDGGDNLILLMALYLVLTACGRRWSLDARRTRRAVARAGTAPPRPQRSFWRRQLRDVRVTLTTVVHNCGLFVIAAQVCLLYGAAGLYKVQGASWGGGTAIHYVLNLDLFQPWPALSHLVDQYPTVVAVASYVTVLLQVAFPFVLFGRLKYPVLAMLLGMHIGIAVLMGLPLFSGAMIVADAAFLPDRFYMFLARSARRTAARAGLRRHSASEGPDSRSVPPQLRGGPPTAGQQIAPERGLPVSADKDKLVPDPR; this is encoded by the coding sequence ATGGGAACTGAGCAACTGCCCCCATCCCCGTCCGCGGTTGTGACCCCGAACCGGCCGGTTGCACAGGACACCAGGGACAGAGTGGTCGTCCGGTGGCTGAGTGGGCGGGCCGGTGCGTTCTGGGCGCTGGTGACCGGCCGGCCGGTGTCCTTGTACGCGGCCGCGGTTCTGCGCATCGGGTACGGCCTGCTGTACCTGTCCTTCCTCCTGCGTGAGTTCCCGCACCGTGACGAGATCTGGGGTCCCGGCTCACCGTGGACGCCCGAGCTGGCAGAGCAGCTCTTCGACCAGTCGGGCTGGAACAGCATCCTGACGCTGTCCGGCAGCCGTAGCTACTTCGAGCTCTGCTACGCGGCGGCCGTGGTGACGGCCATTCTGTTCACGCTGGGCTGGCGGACCCGCGTCATGTCCGTCCTGTTCGCCGTCGTGGTGGTCTCCTTCCACGCGAGGGCGATCTTCATGACGGACGGGGGAGACAACCTGATCCTGCTGATGGCTCTCTACCTCGTCCTCACCGCGTGCGGCCGGCGCTGGTCCCTGGACGCGCGCAGAACCCGGCGGGCCGTCGCGCGAGCGGGCACAGCGCCACCACGACCGCAGAGGAGTTTCTGGCGGCGGCAGCTGCGCGATGTGCGGGTCACGCTGACGACCGTGGTGCACAATTGCGGACTCTTCGTCATCGCAGCCCAGGTCTGTCTCCTCTACGGAGCAGCCGGCCTGTACAAGGTCCAGGGCGCCTCGTGGGGCGGGGGCACCGCCATCCACTACGTGCTGAACCTCGACCTCTTCCAGCCCTGGCCGGCCCTCTCGCATCTCGTGGATCAGTACCCGACCGTGGTTGCCGTCGCCAGCTACGTCACCGTGCTCCTGCAGGTCGCGTTCCCCTTCGTGCTCTTCGGCAGGCTGAAGTACCCCGTCCTCGCCATGCTGCTGGGTATGCACATCGGCATCGCGGTACTCATGGGGCTCCCCCTGTTCTCCGGGGCCATGATCGTGGCGGACGCGGCGTTCCTCCCCGACCGCTTCTACATGTTCCTGGCCCGCTCCGCCCGGCGCACGGCCGCGCGGGCCGGCCTGCGGCGGCACAGCGCTTCCGAAGGGCCGGACTCCCGGTCCGTACCCCCGCAACTCAGAGGCGGCCCACCCACCGCGGGTCAGCAGATCGCTCCGGAAAGAGGACTTCCGGTTTCGGCTGACAAGGACAAGCTGGTCCCCGACCCGCGGTGA
- a CDS encoding DUF5819 family protein: MCVVTALTHVVMVFLHVAPPNAVSKRYSSQVNAWVYPLFEQNWRLFAPDPDSVNRQVLARTSHTAPDGSVRVSDWFDLGAVDSSAVEQNVFPSHTTQNMLRRAWTTYVELHGGNDEANSERAVMLQQYLRNIAADRFEDHNSGPFEFIQLRVLTLPIAAPGTATSKRPPVPVENRLLPWWKVSSHGN; the protein is encoded by the coding sequence ATGTGTGTGGTGACAGCTTTGACGCACGTCGTCATGGTTTTTCTCCATGTGGCACCCCCAAATGCTGTGTCGAAGCGGTACAGCTCGCAGGTGAACGCGTGGGTGTACCCCCTGTTCGAGCAGAACTGGCGGTTGTTCGCCCCGGATCCCGACTCCGTCAACCGACAGGTATTGGCAAGGACTTCACACACCGCTCCAGATGGATCGGTCCGGGTGAGTGACTGGTTCGACCTCGGGGCTGTGGATTCTTCGGCAGTCGAGCAGAACGTATTCCCGAGCCACACGACGCAGAACATGTTGCGCCGCGCGTGGACCACCTACGTCGAACTGCACGGCGGCAACGACGAGGCGAACTCGGAACGCGCCGTGATGTTGCAGCAGTACCTGCGCAACATCGCCGCTGACCGTTTCGAGGACCACAACAGCGGTCCGTTCGAGTTCATCCAGCTTCGTGTCCTGACGCTGCCCATCGCAGCTCCCGGCACAGCGACTTCCAAGCGTCCGCCCGTCCCGGTCGAGAACCGGCTTCTGCCCTGGTGGAAGGTGTCCTCTCATGGGAACTGA